A region of Chitinophaga horti DNA encodes the following proteins:
- a CDS encoding bifunctional 3,4-dihydroxy-2-butanone-4-phosphate synthase/GTP cyclohydrolase II, which yields MLDTIESAIEDIKQGKLVIVVDDEDRENEGDFVTAARNVTPEIINFMSIHGRGLICAPLVEERCDELGLELMVRDNTAIHQTPFTISIDLLGHGCTTGISAHDRAKTVQALINPDTKPEELGKPGHIFPLRAKKNGVLRRTGHTEATIDLARLAGFEEAGVLVEIMNEDGTMARLPELKEIAKKFDLKLISIKDLIEYRLRTETLIEEQVKVQMPTKYGNFELIAFKQLSSGETHMALKKGEWEKGEPVLVRVHSSCFTGDILHSLRCDCGEQLQAAMQMVEAEGKGLILYMNQEGRGIGLLNKLKAYRLQEEGRDTVEANLELGFKMDERDYGVGAQILRHLDISKIRLITNNPRKRAGLNGYGLEIVENVPIEIHPNPHNENYLRTKRDKLGHDILKG from the coding sequence ATGTTGGATACCATTGAATCAGCGATTGAGGATATAAAACAAGGTAAGCTGGTAATTGTAGTGGACGATGAAGACCGTGAGAATGAAGGTGACTTCGTAACGGCGGCCAGGAATGTGACGCCTGAAATCATAAACTTTATGTCTATCCACGGTCGCGGGCTTATTTGCGCCCCGCTGGTGGAAGAAAGATGCGACGAACTGGGCCTGGAACTGATGGTCCGCGACAATACGGCCATACACCAGACGCCTTTCACGATCTCTATCGACCTGTTAGGTCATGGCTGCACCACGGGCATCTCTGCCCACGACAGGGCCAAAACTGTACAGGCACTCATCAACCCGGACACTAAACCGGAAGAACTGGGCAAACCAGGGCACATTTTCCCACTCAGGGCTAAAAAGAATGGCGTACTACGCCGCACCGGTCATACCGAAGCAACCATCGACCTGGCCAGGCTGGCCGGCTTCGAGGAAGCGGGTGTGCTGGTAGAGATCATGAACGAAGACGGCACCATGGCGCGCCTGCCTGAACTGAAGGAGATCGCCAAAAAGTTCGACCTGAAACTGATCTCTATTAAAGACCTGATCGAATACCGCCTTCGTACCGAAACGCTCATCGAAGAGCAGGTAAAGGTGCAGATGCCTACCAAATACGGCAACTTCGAACTGATCGCCTTCAAGCAGCTCAGCTCCGGCGAAACACATATGGCGCTTAAAAAAGGCGAATGGGAAAAAGGTGAACCGGTATTGGTGCGCGTACACTCCTCCTGTTTTACGGGCGACATCCTGCACTCCCTCCGCTGCGATTGCGGCGAACAGCTGCAGGCGGCCATGCAAATGGTAGAAGCCGAAGGTAAAGGCCTTATATTATATATGAACCAGGAGGGCAGGGGCATCGGCTTACTCAACAAACTGAAGGCCTACCGCCTGCAGGAAGAAGGCCGCGATACGGTGGAAGCCAACCTCGAACTGGGTTTCAAAATGGATGAACGCGACTACGGCGTAGGCGCCCAAATCCTCCGCCACCTCGATATTTCGAAGATCCGCCTGATCACGAACAATCCGCGCAAACGCGCCGGCTTAAATGGTTACGGACTGGAAATCGTAGAAAACGTGCCTATCGAGATACACCCGAACCCGCACAACGAGAACTACCTCCGTACCAAGCGTGACAAGCTGGGGCATGATATCTTAAAAGGATAA
- a CDS encoding TonB-dependent receptor codes for MGFRKLLIAILLVLGGPALFAQVTTSSLTGTVKDKNEALLGATVKATHLPSGTIYGTTTQTGGNYTIPNMRVGGPYRIEVTFVGYATQTFNDITLKLGQPFRLDATLADNSQQLNEVNIVSRRNAIISPGNTGTSTTITRNQLEALPTVNRSLNDYIRMNTQASTTTNGSDGSSLGASFGGQNNRYNQFAIDGATSNDVFGLSASGTNGGQAGANPISIEAIEQIQVVLNPYDVKQSGFTGGGINAITKSGTNQVHGSAYYYFQNDNLVGKSPDTARRAFGDFENKIFGATIGGPIIKNKLFFFGSVERTTRKSPVDFNPLEADVFTEAELTNISNVLKDTYGYDPGGFGAQTRERSSTSLFGRIDWNINEKHRLTLRHSYVDGSDINPGTRNRETVSFFNNAYEFPSKTHTSVLELNSAFSNRMSNELRIGYNNVRDRRTSLGDPFPSVSINDAATSRRFNFGNNNSSMANALDQDIWTITDNFTLYKGKHTITVGTSNEFYNMMNTFIQNANGTYNYTSLDAFLSNNAKPSQYQISYTTADSTDKSGVGFKAMQLGLYAQDEWDIKKNLRVVFGVRVDLPIFNTDAPYNDAFAKDPAFAGYSTATLPKKRLLVAPRIGFNWDVFDNAQTQIRGGVGLFTGRVPFVWISNQYNNSGNRYTAINLSNANIPAAMRFRYDAEDPFLAQYTASQLIALGANVRPGLSNVNITDRDFKFPQVFKTNLAVDQQLPWGIVATAEFNFSKTINNATWENLNFVPMNDSIRLGGTEWRPMWQRKTTNWGDQVVLMKNTNKGYAYNLTADFQKSTASGMFAKVGYSFGRSYSLNDGTNSTAGSNYRYSPNTAGLNDPAYGLSRYDMGHRVLAVISQSFKYGPKKMFGTNVSLFYNGQSGTPYSWVYYNLNADPTGDDIGSGTNNDLVYVPTATEVASMRFVTVAGRTEAQQREDLEALISGDKYLSKRRGKNAEKYAARTPFEHVVDFKLTQDFVLYKTHKIQLSMDILNLGNLLNHKWGRTHFISNYVATPITYNSKDPVTKEAIYQFNRGLLNYNDGGNDPYYVNQFTSRWRMQLGARYTF; via the coding sequence ATGGGATTTAGAAAGCTACTCATTGCTATTTTATTAGTATTGGGTGGTCCGGCACTATTCGCGCAGGTGACCACCTCGAGCCTTACGGGCACTGTTAAAGACAAAAATGAGGCGCTACTGGGCGCCACTGTAAAAGCAACCCACTTACCTTCCGGTACCATTTATGGCACTACAACCCAAACCGGCGGTAACTACACCATTCCCAACATGCGTGTTGGCGGTCCCTACCGGATAGAAGTAACCTTTGTGGGTTACGCTACCCAGACCTTTAACGATATTACCCTTAAACTGGGTCAACCTTTCCGCCTGGACGCAACCCTGGCCGACAACTCACAGCAGTTGAACGAGGTAAACATCGTTTCCCGCAGAAATGCGATCATCAGTCCGGGTAACACGGGAACTTCTACTACGATCACCCGTAACCAGCTGGAAGCATTACCGACTGTAAACAGGAGCCTGAACGATTACATCCGCATGAATACGCAGGCATCTACCACAACCAACGGTAGCGATGGTTCTTCATTAGGTGCTTCCTTTGGCGGACAAAACAACCGCTACAACCAGTTTGCGATCGATGGCGCTACCTCCAACGACGTATTTGGTTTATCGGCTTCCGGTACCAATGGCGGTCAGGCCGGTGCCAACCCGATCTCTATCGAGGCAATCGAGCAGATACAGGTGGTACTGAACCCGTACGATGTAAAGCAGAGCGGCTTTACCGGCGGTGGCATCAATGCCATCACTAAAAGCGGTACAAACCAGGTACATGGTTCAGCTTACTACTACTTCCAGAATGATAACCTGGTAGGTAAATCACCGGACACTGCCCGCAGAGCTTTCGGCGATTTCGAAAACAAAATATTCGGCGCAACCATTGGAGGCCCGATCATCAAAAATAAACTGTTCTTCTTCGGCAGCGTAGAGAGAACTACCCGTAAAAGCCCCGTAGACTTCAACCCGCTGGAGGCAGATGTGTTTACGGAAGCGGAACTGACCAACATTTCCAACGTATTAAAAGATACTTATGGTTACGATCCAGGGGGATTTGGTGCGCAAACGAGAGAGCGCTCCTCTACTTCCCTGTTCGGCCGTATCGACTGGAACATTAACGAGAAGCACAGGCTGACTTTACGTCACAGCTATGTTGACGGTAGCGATATTAACCCCGGTACCCGTAACAGGGAAACGGTTTCGTTCTTCAACAACGCCTACGAATTTCCTTCCAAAACACATACCTCCGTACTGGAATTGAACTCTGCGTTCTCTAACCGTATGAGTAATGAGCTGAGGATCGGTTATAACAACGTACGTGACCGCAGAACTTCACTCGGTGATCCGTTCCCGTCTGTATCGATCAACGATGCTGCTACCAGCCGCCGTTTCAACTTCGGTAACAATAACTCGTCTATGGCCAACGCGCTTGACCAGGACATCTGGACCATCACGGACAACTTTACCCTGTATAAAGGTAAACATACCATCACCGTGGGTACCAGCAACGAGTTTTACAATATGATGAACACCTTCATCCAGAACGCGAACGGTACTTACAACTACACTTCCCTGGATGCATTTTTGAGCAATAACGCAAAACCTTCTCAGTACCAGATCTCTTATACTACTGCTGATTCTACTGATAAATCAGGTGTAGGCTTTAAAGCGATGCAACTGGGCCTGTATGCACAGGATGAGTGGGATATCAAAAAGAACCTGCGCGTTGTGTTCGGCGTGAGAGTGGATCTCCCTATCTTCAATACAGACGCTCCCTACAACGATGCATTTGCGAAAGACCCTGCCTTCGCCGGTTATTCTACCGCTACTTTGCCTAAGAAACGCCTGCTGGTTGCGCCACGTATCGGCTTCAACTGGGACGTGTTCGACAATGCACAAACGCAGATCCGCGGTGGTGTGGGACTGTTTACCGGCAGGGTACCGTTTGTATGGATATCTAACCAGTACAACAACTCCGGCAACCGTTATACCGCCATTAACCTGAGCAATGCAAACATACCGGCCGCTATGCGCTTCCGTTATGACGCAGAAGATCCGTTCCTGGCCCAGTACACTGCTTCGCAGCTGATCGCCCTCGGTGCTAACGTAAGACCAGGTTTGTCTAACGTGAACATTACAGACCGCGACTTTAAGTTCCCGCAGGTATTCAAAACCAACCTGGCAGTAGACCAGCAATTACCATGGGGCATCGTGGCCACAGCAGAATTTAACTTCTCTAAAACCATCAACAACGCTACCTGGGAGAACCTGAACTTCGTTCCCATGAACGACTCTATCCGTTTAGGTGGTACAGAATGGCGCCCTATGTGGCAGCGTAAAACTACCAACTGGGGCGACCAGGTGGTGCTGATGAAAAATACCAACAAAGGTTATGCTTATAACCTCACTGCCGACTTCCAGAAGTCAACAGCTTCCGGTATGTTCGCGAAAGTAGGTTACTCCTTCGGCCGCTCTTATTCTCTGAACGATGGTACTAACTCTACCGCTGGTTCTAACTATCGCTACTCTCCAAACACTGCGGGTCTTAACGATCCTGCTTACGGTCTTTCCAGGTATGATATGGGACACAGGGTACTGGCAGTTATCAGCCAGAGCTTCAAATACGGTCCTAAGAAAATGTTCGGCACCAACGTGAGCCTGTTCTACAACGGGCAGAGCGGCACGCCGTACTCCTGGGTATACTACAACCTGAACGCCGACCCTACCGGTGACGATATTGGTTCGGGCACCAACAATGACCTGGTGTACGTACCAACTGCAACAGAAGTGGCCAGCATGCGTTTCGTAACAGTTGCCGGCCGTACAGAAGCACAGCAGCGTGAAGATCTCGAAGCACTGATCAGCGGTGACAAATACCTGAGCAAAAGAAGGGGTAAAAATGCAGAGAAATATGCTGCCCGTACGCCGTTTGAGCATGTAGTAGACTTCAAATTAACGCAGGACTTCGTGCTGTATAAAACACACAAGATCCAGTTGTCTATGGACATCCTGAACCTGGGTAATCTGCTGAATCACAAATGGGGCAGAACGCACTTCATCAGCAACTACGTAGCTACGCCGATTACTTACAACTCTAAAGATCCCGTTACCAAAGAAGCCATCTATCAGTTTAACAGAGGCCTGTTGAACTACAACGACGGCGGTAACGATCCTTACTATGTAAACCAGTTCACTTCCCGCTGGAGAATGCAGCTGGGTGCACGGTATACTTTCTAA
- a CDS encoding GNAT family N-acetyltransferase, giving the protein MSNLHFRNAVAADLPRIVDIYNSTVAGRMVTADTEPVTVASREEWFRKHDTAKRPLWMVENEQQETVGWVSFSSFYGRPAYSGTVEVSIYLDEQQRGKGYGKQVLARVLDEAPRYEVHTVLGFIFAHNEPSLKLFYHFGFEDWARLPDVAVLDGVERSLVIVGKRVDGR; this is encoded by the coding sequence ATGTCAAACTTGCACTTTCGCAACGCCGTGGCAGCCGATCTGCCGCGCATCGTCGATATATATAATTCCACCGTGGCGGGCCGCATGGTTACCGCAGATACGGAGCCGGTAACGGTGGCCAGCCGGGAAGAGTGGTTCCGCAAACACGACACCGCAAAACGCCCCCTCTGGATGGTAGAGAACGAACAGCAGGAAACGGTAGGCTGGGTCAGCTTCTCCTCTTTCTACGGCCGCCCTGCCTACAGCGGCACGGTAGAAGTAAGCATCTACCTCGACGAGCAACAGCGTGGCAAAGGCTATGGCAAACAGGTACTCGCCCGCGTACTGGACGAGGCGCCCCGGTACGAGGTGCACACGGTGCTTGGCTTCATCTTCGCTCATAACGAACCTTCGCTGAAGCTCTTTTACCACTTCGGTTTCGAGGACTGGGCCAGGCTGCCGGATGTGGCGGTGCTGGATGGGGTGGAAAGAAGTTTGGTGATTGTGGGGAAGCGCGTTGATGGACGATAG
- a CDS encoding alpha/beta hydrolase yields MGSKAIVKSVRIDHFLQFSSFLQREVVFDCYVPVNPPAEGPTRLLLLNDGQDMPALGLEQLLENLFRNNPSRLYVVAVHAGPQRGQEYGTAGYIDFQGRGCRADLYSRFMIKELVPFVQQQYHLNFDKKAIAGFSLGGLSALDIVWNHPRDFQSVGIFSGSLWWRSRDLASGYREESDRIMHRQIREGNYDPSLKFFLQCGTQDEQADRNNNGVIDSVDDTEALIEALKKKGYVMGQQIEYSLVKGGKHDLATWAGVMPKFLEWVSADA; encoded by the coding sequence ATGGGCAGTAAAGCTATCGTAAAAAGCGTCAGGATTGATCACTTCCTGCAATTCTCTTCCTTTTTACAAAGGGAAGTTGTTTTCGACTGCTATGTTCCTGTAAATCCACCGGCAGAGGGCCCTACCAGGCTATTGTTGCTGAACGACGGTCAGGATATGCCGGCCCTGGGGCTGGAGCAGTTGCTCGAGAACCTGTTTCGTAACAACCCCAGCCGGTTGTACGTGGTGGCTGTGCATGCGGGGCCGCAACGAGGGCAGGAGTATGGTACGGCAGGCTATATCGACTTCCAGGGCAGGGGCTGCCGGGCCGACCTGTACAGCCGTTTCATGATCAAGGAGCTCGTTCCTTTCGTGCAGCAGCAATATCATCTTAACTTTGATAAAAAAGCTATCGCAGGCTTCTCCCTGGGCGGACTCTCCGCGCTGGACATCGTCTGGAACCATCCGCGCGACTTCCAGTCCGTAGGTATCTTCTCCGGCTCCCTCTGGTGGCGCAGTCGCGATCTGGCCAGTGGCTACCGCGAAGAAAGCGACCGTATCATGCATCGCCAGATCCGGGAAGGCAACTACGATCCTTCGCTCAAATTCTTTTTACAATGCGGCACCCAGGACGAGCAGGCCGATCGTAACAACAATGGCGTGATCGACTCCGTAGATGATACCGAAGCGCTCATAGAAGCCCTGAAGAAGAAAGGGTACGTGATGGGGCAGCAGATCGAATACTCGCTCGTGAAAGGCGGTAAACACGATCTGGCCACCTGGGCCGGTGTGATGCCGAAGTTCCTGGAGTGGGTATCGGCAGATGCGTAA
- a CDS encoding alpha/beta hydrolase-fold protein, translating into MTENYYTWHSPHTDRPFEMLVFGDRGFPLIFFPTSMGRYYESKDRGLIDAVSWFVDNGLVKIYCVDSADAWSWYNKQAAPYERARNHAAYDQLILQEVLPRAVAETGFNRVAVSGCSFGGYHAANFAFRYPEHVSYLFSLSGVFDMRFRMDHYYDDNLYFHNPVDYLPGNQHPDLWRMGIILGTAEKDITRRHNEELSGILTAKNISHWLDVRPNAVHDWPVWKDMFPHYLSLMK; encoded by the coding sequence GTGACAGAAAACTACTACACATGGCACTCACCGCATACCGACCGCCCTTTTGAGATGCTCGTATTCGGTGATCGTGGATTTCCGTTGATTTTCTTTCCCACGTCTATGGGGCGTTATTATGAAAGTAAGGACCGGGGATTGATCGACGCCGTGTCATGGTTTGTAGACAATGGCCTGGTGAAGATCTACTGTGTAGACAGTGCCGATGCCTGGAGCTGGTACAACAAGCAGGCGGCGCCTTACGAGCGGGCCCGTAATCATGCAGCGTACGATCAGCTGATCTTGCAGGAAGTGCTGCCGAGAGCGGTCGCGGAAACCGGATTTAACAGGGTAGCCGTGTCGGGATGTAGCTTTGGCGGATACCACGCTGCGAACTTTGCGTTCCGCTACCCGGAGCACGTATCCTACCTATTCTCCCTGAGCGGTGTATTTGACATGCGTTTCCGGATGGACCATTACTACGACGACAATCTGTATTTTCATAACCCGGTGGATTACCTGCCCGGCAATCAGCACCCCGACCTCTGGCGGATGGGCATTATTCTGGGCACGGCCGAAAAGGACATTACGCGCAGGCACAACGAAGAGCTCTCCGGGATATTGACCGCGAAAAACATCTCCCACTGGCTGGATGTGCGGCCGAATGCCGTACACGACTGGCCGGTATGGAAAGACATGTTCCCTCATTACCTTTCACTCATGAAATAA
- a CDS encoding ATP-grasp domain-containing protein, with protein sequence MKKIGILFGRENTFPQAFVDRVNQLAPNGVSAEFVRLDKVIQGDPSGYSVIVDRISHDVPFYRAFLKNAAISGTAVINNPFWESADEKFFNNALAVKLGIPVPKTVILPSHELPPDTSGESFRNLAYPMDWEAMFDYVGFPAYMKPFAGGGWKNVYRLEDKDAFYEQHTSTGQLVMLLQEEIVFESYYRCYCIGGKYVRIMAYDPRNPHHERYQASFPAKAKLLKTIEGYVLKLNRYLGYDFNTVELAVRDGIPYAIDFCNPAPDADRASVGEENFEWVVNTMAKYALERSNSAREGLDNLTWGQYIHHAVARTPLNETSL encoded by the coding sequence ATGAAAAAGATAGGCATCCTGTTTGGCCGCGAGAACACCTTTCCGCAAGCATTTGTAGACCGTGTGAACCAGCTGGCACCCAATGGCGTAAGCGCCGAATTCGTGCGGCTGGACAAAGTAATCCAGGGCGACCCGTCGGGCTACAGCGTGATCGTTGACCGTATTTCGCATGACGTTCCCTTTTACCGCGCCTTCCTGAAAAATGCAGCCATCAGCGGAACAGCGGTGATCAACAATCCTTTCTGGGAGAGTGCGGACGAGAAGTTTTTCAATAATGCCCTGGCAGTAAAGCTGGGCATACCCGTACCTAAAACCGTAATACTCCCCTCCCACGAGCTGCCGCCAGATACGAGTGGCGAATCCTTCCGCAACCTGGCTTACCCGATGGACTGGGAGGCGATGTTTGATTACGTGGGCTTTCCGGCATACATGAAACCTTTCGCCGGGGGTGGATGGAAAAACGTGTACCGGTTGGAAGATAAAGATGCCTTTTACGAACAACATACAAGTACCGGTCAACTCGTGATGCTACTGCAGGAAGAAATCGTGTTTGAATCGTACTACCGCTGTTATTGTATCGGCGGCAAGTATGTACGCATTATGGCCTATGATCCCCGTAATCCGCACCATGAAAGGTACCAGGCCTCCTTTCCGGCTAAAGCTAAACTGCTTAAAACCATCGAAGGATATGTGCTGAAACTGAACCGCTACCTGGGCTACGACTTCAACACCGTGGAATTGGCCGTGAGAGACGGTATCCCATACGCTATTGACTTCTGCAATCCCGCCCCGGACGCAGATCGTGCATCAGTAGGAGAAGAAAACTTTGAATGGGTAGTGAACACCATGGCGAAGTATGCACTTGAACGGTCCAACTCTGCCAGGGAGGGATTAGACAACCTCACCTGGGGACAATACATCCATCACGCCGTCGCCCGTACGCCATTGAACGAAACATCGCTGTAA
- a CDS encoding carboxylate-amine ligase yields MDLKDLTLGIEEEYMVLDPQTRELKSHEQKIVEQAHKVIKDKVKAEMHQAVVEVGTQICSNITEAYEDVAMLRKTISQIAGDLGYSVGASGTHPFSKWEAQLITDHPRYIELLNEMQDAARSNLIFGLHVHVGMQNREMALHIANSVRYFLPHIFALSTNSPFWEGRNTGFKSFRTKVFDKFPRTGIPDYFASIEEYDNYIKLLVKTNCIDNAKKVWWDLRVHPFFNTVEFRICDIPVTVEETITMAALFQAVCAKIVKLRKQNLNFIIYNRALVNENKWRASRYGIDGNLIDFGKEMEVNARALIYELLDFVDDVVDELGSRAEVERTIKILEEGTGADKQLAVFERTGSLPSVVDYVQSQFLKGC; encoded by the coding sequence ATGGATTTAAAAGACCTCACGCTCGGCATCGAAGAAGAATATATGGTGTTGGACCCGCAAACGCGGGAGCTGAAAAGCCATGAGCAGAAGATCGTTGAGCAGGCCCACAAAGTGATCAAAGACAAAGTGAAGGCCGAGATGCACCAGGCAGTGGTGGAAGTAGGTACACAGATCTGCAGCAACATTACAGAAGCGTATGAGGACGTGGCCATGTTGCGTAAAACCATATCACAAATCGCCGGCGACCTGGGTTATTCCGTGGGCGCCTCCGGCACGCACCCTTTCTCTAAATGGGAAGCGCAGCTGATTACCGACCATCCCCGTTATATTGAACTGCTGAACGAAATGCAGGATGCTGCGCGTTCCAATCTTATTTTCGGTTTGCACGTACACGTAGGCATGCAGAACCGCGAGATGGCGTTACACATTGCCAACTCCGTTCGATACTTCCTGCCGCACATCTTTGCGCTGAGCACCAATTCGCCGTTCTGGGAAGGGCGTAATACGGGCTTTAAATCGTTCCGTACGAAGGTGTTCGACAAGTTCCCGCGTACCGGCATCCCGGACTATTTCGCGAGCATCGAAGAGTACGACAATTACATCAAACTACTGGTTAAGACCAATTGCATCGATAACGCCAAAAAAGTATGGTGGGACCTCCGCGTACACCCTTTCTTTAACACCGTGGAGTTCCGCATTTGCGACATCCCCGTTACGGTGGAGGAAACCATTACCATGGCCGCGCTGTTCCAGGCGGTATGCGCTAAAATAGTGAAGCTGCGCAAGCAGAACCTCAACTTTATCATTTACAACCGCGCCCTCGTGAACGAGAACAAATGGCGGGCATCCCGCTATGGGATCGATGGGAACCTCATCGATTTCGGGAAGGAAATGGAGGTGAACGCAAGAGCATTGATTTACGAGCTGCTCGATTTTGTAGACGATGTGGTGGATGAATTGGGCAGCCGTGCCGAGGTGGAGCGTACCATTAAAATCCTGGAAGAAGGCACCGGGGCAGACAAGCAGCTGGCGGTTTTTGAACGTACAGGCAGCCTGCCCAGCGTGGTGGATTATGTTCAATCGCAGTTCCTCAAAGGCTGTTAA
- a CDS encoding type 1 glutamine amidotransferase — translation MQKQWRVAILDMYEGVPNEGMRCIRDIVRHYANEHQLLLQMDEFEVRMDGQMADLSYDLYISTGGPGSPVDSEGSEWERKFFGLMGDIEQWNATQEPKKHVFLICHSYQIYCRHHGLGEVCLRKSPAFGVFPVHKTDAGKSEAVFSQLNDPFYIVDSRNWQVIGINQDKINAMGAKVLAIEKERPHVPLERATMAIRFNDYCVGTQFHPEADATGMLKYLKKDQKKTQVIAAHGDEKYYSMLEQLDDPDKILYTHDHLLPAFFQQAATLVES, via the coding sequence ATGCAGAAACAATGGAGAGTAGCTATCCTTGACATGTATGAGGGCGTACCGAACGAGGGTATGCGTTGCATCAGGGATATTGTGCGCCATTACGCAAACGAACACCAGCTGCTATTGCAGATGGACGAGTTCGAGGTGCGGATGGACGGCCAGATGGCAGACCTTTCGTATGACCTGTACATTAGCACTGGCGGTCCGGGCAGCCCGGTAGACAGTGAGGGCAGCGAATGGGAACGAAAGTTTTTTGGATTGATGGGCGACATCGAACAATGGAACGCCACGCAGGAACCTAAGAAGCATGTGTTCCTGATTTGTCACTCCTACCAGATTTACTGTCGCCACCACGGTTTAGGCGAAGTATGTTTACGGAAGTCACCTGCCTTTGGCGTATTCCCGGTACACAAAACAGACGCCGGTAAAAGCGAAGCAGTATTCAGCCAGTTGAACGATCCGTTCTACATTGTAGACAGCCGTAACTGGCAGGTGATCGGCATCAACCAGGATAAGATAAATGCCATGGGCGCTAAAGTGCTGGCCATTGAAAAAGAACGGCCCCACGTACCGCTGGAACGTGCTACCATGGCCATCCGCTTTAACGATTACTGTGTAGGTACCCAGTTTCACCCGGAGGCCGATGCGACCGGTATGCTGAAATACCTTAAAAAAGATCAGAAGAAAACGCAGGTAATAGCCGCGCACGGCGACGAAAAATATTACAGCATGCTCGAGCAGCTGGACGATCCGGACAAGATCCTTTACACGCACGACCATTTGCTGCCGGCCTTTTTTCAACAGGCGGCCACATTGGTGGAGAGCTAA
- a CDS encoding RidA family protein, whose product MQRVNISTGAVWESKVGYSRAVRIGNLVEVSGTVSADGDKIIGEGDAYEQTKHALAKIEAALIKAGATLHDVVRTRMFVTDISLWEDIGRAHAEFFGAIRPATTMVEVNKLIDPRLLIEIEATAVMAPGH is encoded by the coding sequence ATGCAAAGAGTAAACATCAGCACCGGCGCGGTATGGGAAAGCAAAGTAGGCTACTCCCGCGCGGTAAGGATAGGCAACCTGGTAGAAGTTTCGGGCACCGTATCGGCCGATGGTGATAAAATTATTGGAGAAGGTGACGCGTACGAGCAAACGAAACATGCCCTGGCCAAGATAGAAGCCGCCCTTATTAAAGCCGGCGCCACGCTGCACGACGTGGTACGTACACGTATGTTCGTTACCGATATATCTTTATGGGAAGATATTGGCCGCGCCCACGCAGAGTTTTTTGGGGCTATTCGTCCCGCTACGACCATGGTAGAAGTGAATAAACTCATCGACCCACGTTTATTGATCGAGATAGAAGCCACGGCGGTAATGGCTCCCGGACATTAA
- a CDS encoding rhodanese-like domain-containing protein, which translates to MENITPEELKSRLDKGEQVNMVDVREPHEREEFNIGGTHLPLGDIRSMQTDSIDNLKDEEVIVYCRSGNRSGQAAMVLETMGFSNIKNLTGGMLAWQEKFGA; encoded by the coding sequence ATGGAAAATATCACACCCGAAGAACTGAAAAGCAGGCTGGATAAGGGCGAGCAGGTAAACATGGTAGATGTTCGCGAACCACACGAACGTGAGGAGTTCAACATTGGCGGTACCCACCTGCCACTGGGCGACATCCGCTCTATGCAAACCGATTCGATCGACAACCTGAAAGACGAAGAAGTGATCGTTTACTGCCGCAGCGGCAACCGTAGCGGACAGGCGGCCATGGTCCTCGAAACAATGGGCTTCAGCAATATCAAAAACCTTACAGGTGGTATGCTGGCCTGGCAGGAAAAATTCGGCGCTTAA